One region of Opitutaceae bacterium genomic DNA includes:
- a CDS encoding homoserine O-acetyltransferase, whose protein sequence is MTDDESQNSTLLRTHASVGVVVPRDYTSTEPFVFESGQSLPGFTLRYETYGTLNAERSNAVLICHALSGDHHCAGVHSPADRKPGWWNNLIGPGKPVDTNRFFVLCANVIGGCQGSTGPLSIDPDTGKPYGMRFPFVTIRDMVRTQKRWLDGIGVPSIHAVIGGSMGGMLALQWAVEFPGLVNRVIVMATTARESAQGIAFNEVGRQAIMQDPAWNQGDYPGNGGPRVGLAIARMMAHITYLSDAGLDRKFGRRRRHRHTPRIPATVAAPDATAIGAGEPEADSSAQDPASAADFEFEIESYLRHQGQSFINRFDANSYLCITRAIDHFDLAPGDVTLEQAFAPVQAETLVIGFTSDWLFPPEQNREIALALLRAGKKANYAELNTDLGHDSFLLESPQLYNLVRSFLE, encoded by the coding sequence ATGACCGACGACGAAAGCCAGAACAGCACGCTGCTTCGAACGCACGCCAGTGTGGGCGTCGTCGTGCCCCGCGACTACACATCGACCGAGCCCTTCGTCTTCGAAAGCGGCCAATCGCTGCCCGGCTTCACGCTTCGCTACGAAACTTACGGCACACTCAACGCAGAACGCAGCAATGCGGTTCTGATCTGTCACGCTCTCAGCGGCGACCACCATTGCGCCGGTGTGCACTCACCGGCCGACCGCAAGCCAGGCTGGTGGAACAATCTCATCGGCCCGGGAAAGCCGGTGGACACCAACCGCTTTTTCGTCCTCTGCGCCAACGTCATCGGCGGCTGCCAGGGCTCCACCGGACCGCTGTCGATCGATCCCGACACCGGCAAACCCTACGGCATGCGTTTTCCCTTCGTGACGATTCGCGACATGGTGCGCACCCAGAAACGCTGGCTGGACGGAATCGGAGTGCCGTCAATTCACGCCGTCATCGGAGGATCGATGGGCGGCATGCTCGCGCTGCAATGGGCCGTGGAATTCCCCGGCCTGGTCAACCGGGTCATTGTCATGGCCACAACCGCCCGGGAGAGCGCCCAGGGCATCGCCTTCAACGAGGTCGGACGCCAGGCCATCATGCAGGATCCCGCCTGGAACCAGGGAGATTATCCGGGAAACGGCGGCCCGCGCGTCGGCCTGGCGATCGCCCGCATGATGGCACACATCACCTATCTCAGCGACGCCGGTCTCGACCGGAAATTCGGCCGCAGACGCCGCCATCGTCACACGCCGCGGATTCCTGCCACTGTCGCAGCACCCGATGCCACCGCGATCGGAGCCGGGGAGCCCGAAGCGGACTCCAGCGCGCAGGATCCAGCCTCGGCGGCTGATTTCGAATTCGAGATCGAAAGCTACCTGCGCCACCAGGGGCAGAGCTTCATCAACCGGTTTGACGCGAATTCGTACCTCTGCATCACGCGCGCCATCGATCATTTCGATCTGGCTCCCGGCGACGTCACCCTCGAGCAGGCGTTTGCACCAGTCCAGGCGGAAACCCTCGTCATCGGCTTCACGAGCGACTGGCTGTTTCCTCCCGAGCAGAATCGGGAGATCGCCCTCGCGCTCCTGCGCGCGGGAAAGAAAGCGAACTATGCCGAGCTCAACACCGATCTCGGACACGATTCCTTTCTGCTCGAGTCGCCCCAGCTCTACAACCTCGTTCGGAGTTTCCTCGAATAA